The Bubalus bubalis isolate 160015118507 breed Murrah chromosome 18, NDDB_SH_1, whole genome shotgun sequence genome contains a region encoding:
- the LOC102394431 gene encoding synaptophysin-like protein 1, which yields MSSFQLNLNPLKEPLGFIKVLEWIASIFAFATCGGFKGKTEIQVSCATGPENKTIRAAFGYPFRLNEASFQAPQGGNVCGVDWKNYVLIGDYSSSAQFYVTFAVFVFLYCIAALLLYVGFTNLYRDSRKLTMTDFVITIVVTFLWLVSTSAWAKALTDIKAATGSSIVQELKTCNVQGVMCQFVSVTSMGSLNVSVIFGFLNMILWGGNAWFVYKETSFHSPSNTSTSQGGIPPPTGI from the coding sequence ATGTCCTCCTTCCAGCTCAACCTCAACCCGCTCAAGGAGCCTCTCGGCTTCATCAAAGTCCTCGAGTGGATTGCTTCTATCTTTGCTTTTGCTACCTGTGGAGGTTTTAAGGGCAAAACAGAAATTCAAGTGTCTTGTGCTACAGGTCCTGAGAATAAAACGATTAGAGCTGCTTTTGGTTATCCATTCAGGTTGAATGAAGCATCATTTCAGGCACCTCAAGGTGGAAATGTCTGTGGTGTAGATTGGAAAAATTATGTCCTTATTGGAGATTACTCCTCTTCTGCGCAGTTCTATGTTACTTTTGCAGTCTTTGTCTTCCTGTACTGCATTGCTGCTCTTCTGCTGTATGTTGGTTTCACAAACCTGTATCGTGATAGTCGAAAGCTTACCATGACTGACTTTGTAATTACTATTGTTGTGACTTTTTTGTGGTTGGTGAGCACTTCAGCCTGGGCTAAAGCTCTTACAGACATTAAAGCAGCTACCGGTTCCAGTATTGTCCAGGAACTTAAGACTTGTAATGTTCAAGGAGTGATGTGCCAGTTTGTCTCTGTGACTAGTATGGGATCCCTAAACGTGTCTGTGATCTTTGGCTTTCTGAATATGATACTTTGGGGAGGAAATGCATGGTTTGTGTACAAGGAGACCAGCTTTCACAGTCCATCAAACACTTCTACTTCTCAAGGAGGTATTCCTCCTCCAACTGGAATATAA